CCTGGCAAATGGCAGTTTACAGACTCCGCACAGATCCTGTACCGATGATAAATTAGGAGTTATGCACCAAAATTATATGACATTCGGGactataaagaaatgagagggacggagggagtatatttcatACCCGCTCTGGCAGCAACAAAGGCATAATTCCTTGCATGGTTGAGCCAGATCATCCTGCACACTTGGATCATACCAGGTTATCAAGCATCCAGACAGTCCCACAAGTGCGAAAAACAATAGGGCTCCTGCACATACCAACAACAACTTcattcaatttattttcaaacgAGTTAAAGTTGTACTAACAATTGTATAACAAGTTTTAGAGCCATAACCACATGTGTAGTAGAAACTAGCTGCACTTTCAGATCCCCACTCAAGACGGAGCCAGAACTTCTGGTATCCATCGACTACGTACACCAAATATGCCAACGAAGAAATCACCTGGAAAAATATACGAGACATATAAGTCAGACTGTCATAGAAGTGAAAAAAAGTTACTTATAAACAGAGGAAATGACCTACAAGTTGAACAGAGAGAAAGATAAACAAAATGTCTCTGGTAACAAAGAATCGGAATTTCAAGGTCCTCCATTTCCTATCAGCAAGAACATTAAGTCTCAAACGATACGGACTCTTGCACGTTGTACAATGAGCAAATGCAAATCCTTCCTGCAGAATGATATATAATGTGGTGATTCCCCGAgtaactaaaaaataaaaagcaaatTCTATTAACGTCGAAACACAGATCTGTTCAATATCATCATAGCAATTATGTatggaaatttttgattttacataATCATAAATtctttaacaaaataattatatgaaataaaTGAGTCTGAAAtctgaatttttctttttcttgctaaAGTGAAATCTGAATTGTTGCAATAAGCAGGGACCTCTTTCAATGCTTGCCTCTCAACGAATTGCTGCTCAAATAAAATACCAAAGCACGACCTAGATACGAAGAAACTTGATACATCAAGCGCGCCTCAGGCCGTGACCTTGGTTTATACGTACCTTCACAGCACGCCAATGATCAAGACAATCGCGGTGAACATACTTTGAAGTCCCTTTGCACTTGCAAGGAGCAATCAAATCCTCGCCTGATACGGATGAAATAATCATAGTTAGATAGCATAGTCTAGTGTCCAagcaaacaaaatcaaaaaactTCTGAGACACTATGTATAGTTAGTAATAACTGGTTTGTGCAGTTTTTTTACTTTGTTTGTCATGAGACTTTCGTGTCAATGAATTGTACTGAAATACAATATAAAAAGGAATATCTTCTTtcatatatgaaatttttttcatctAACCAGAAAGTATGCAGAGATATCCCattaaaatttagataaaaactTTGATATCTAGAAAAAAGCAcccgaaagaaaaaaaaacaaaatctacggaactaagaaagaaaagagaaatATACAAGTACCTTGACTCTCAAGGCAAATTCGACAGAGAATATGTACCGAAGAACCTGCTTCGAGGTCCATATCATGAACATCAGCTAGCAAAGGAGGAAGAAGAGTAGTAGACTCGGCCAGATCATCCATTACAGACTTGAACACAGAATTATTTTCTTttgcaaataattttgttaaaaaaattgatgagtGTATTTGGACGCATATCTATTGGATTTTAAAAGACTACGGTCGTGTTCAACTAGAACTTGGTCATCACTCTGTATTCCTGTTAGTAGACTGTAGGAATTGTACAAGATAGTAGGCtttttagtagttttttttatttttgaatttttaagatttgaatATACGTGTTTTATTCTAAGAGCCAAGGCGTTGAATGTTGTgtgaaaaattaattaaaagtcaATCTCAAGCTTTGATAGACCGCGTG
This genomic window from Daucus carota subsp. sativus chromosome 7, DH1 v3.0, whole genome shotgun sequence contains:
- the LOC108193867 gene encoding uncharacterized protein LOC108193867, giving the protein MDDLAESTTLLPPLLADVHDMDLEAGSSVHILCRICLESQGEDLIAPCKCKGTSKYVHRDCLDHWRAVKEGFAFAHCTTCKSPYRLRLNVLADRKWRTLKFRFFVTRDILFIFLSVQLVISSLAYLVYVVDGYQKFWLRLEWGSESAASFYYTCGALLFFALVGLSGCLITWYDPSVQDDLAQPCKELCLCCCQSGICAESVNCHLPGPLCTGTESGCTTCFESECDCASGGGGESGLPLVLTMALIVLVVFAVIGIFYSVLVATMVAQRIWQRHYHILAKMSLTKEYIVEDVDDEMGGSPPALPPEHVQQLETLGLL